Proteins from a single region of Desulfobacter postgatei 2ac9:
- the infB gene encoding translation initiation factor IF-2, with protein MAKVRVYELAKDLNMTNKQLLEKLKELKIDAKSHMSALDSSDVAAVKQNLLGKKKHSNEVEVRPPVIRRRRTKRLSQTDELDKDEDMDDSFESEESTVQDFQDQEEARDLEGAAVKDEQSHESVTGGGETAPESKKKRDLRRPARKLMSRTSEPAKIIKPAKVEQSPEAEHEDVAVDVKGKIEKPSVEDENVLKQPENENAETSAVPPEPEGKNKDDSSGSSDSIGDKSVPEPVSGDQKKAMEQKENTAQQGGDESMEEDSNHAKRKKKKKKTAPAKIVRVADPMVLENIKRIKAGESHSGNGNDHDRPVRKQPMPEIIPSDDPGPDLVIPSAVPNERKRVWNRDEDHSSDGPGSRKKRRKKKAVVEGDDLYQGRGGRKKKGRKDPKGKKGGFQKTQITTPKAIKRRVKIDEAIELAELAKRMGIKANEMIVKLMGLGVMATVNQTIDFDTASLVAAEFDFEVEKANFEEETLLNVAPEAEDEEKLEWCPPVVTIMGHVDHGKTSLLDVIRKSKITSGEAGGITQHIGAYNVETPNGGRITFLDTPGHAAFTAMRSRGAQVTDIVILVVAADDGVMPQTVEAINHAKAAGVPVVVAVNKMDKEGADPDRIMRELSEYDLLSEEWGGNVIFVKVSAKTGKGIDALLEMVLLQAEVLELRANPDRKATGYVVESRLDTGRGAVATVLIKQGTLRDGDSVVCGLHSGHIRAMIDDSGNRVESAGPSTPVEIVGLAGVPDAGDEFVAVASDKDAKQIAAHRMQKQRAKELAKKSRANLQKMFENLGTAEIKELKLIVKADVQGSIEALNDSLKDLAKEEVDVKIVHSGVGTINESDVSLAAVSDAIIIGFNVRPTPQIRKLVKDENVDMRFYDIIYDVINDIKAALDGMMPSTFQENIIGRAEVRETFVVPKIGTIAGCGITEGKVVRGKKVRLLRDGIIKCDTGLSSLRRFKDDVKEVEQGYECGIGLEKYNDIKVGDTIECYEVEEVKYQG; from the coding sequence ATGGCCAAGGTCAGGGTATACGAGTTAGCTAAAGATCTGAACATGACAAACAAGCAGCTTCTTGAAAAGCTTAAAGAGCTGAAAATAGATGCTAAAAGCCATATGAGTGCTCTGGATAGCAGTGATGTCGCGGCTGTCAAACAGAATTTGTTGGGTAAAAAGAAGCACTCCAATGAGGTTGAAGTCCGTCCCCCGGTGATCCGCAGGCGCAGGACAAAGCGTCTATCCCAGACCGATGAACTGGATAAGGATGAGGATATGGACGATTCATTCGAATCCGAGGAATCGACTGTACAGGATTTTCAAGATCAGGAAGAAGCTCGGGATCTGGAAGGTGCTGCTGTTAAGGATGAGCAGTCCCACGAGTCGGTAACCGGCGGCGGAGAGACTGCCCCGGAATCCAAAAAAAAGAGGGATCTAAGACGGCCTGCCAGAAAGCTTATGTCCAGAACCAGTGAACCCGCCAAAATTATTAAGCCTGCCAAGGTTGAACAGTCGCCGGAGGCGGAGCATGAAGACGTGGCTGTGGATGTTAAAGGAAAAATTGAAAAGCCCTCCGTAGAAGATGAGAATGTTTTAAAACAGCCGGAAAATGAGAACGCAGAAACATCTGCGGTCCCCCCTGAACCCGAAGGTAAAAATAAAGACGATTCGTCTGGTTCATCAGATTCCATTGGGGATAAATCAGTACCGGAACCGGTGAGTGGTGACCAGAAAAAGGCCATGGAACAGAAAGAGAATACTGCGCAGCAAGGTGGGGACGAATCTATGGAAGAAGACAGCAATCATGCCAAACGCAAAAAAAAGAAGAAGAAAACCGCCCCTGCCAAGATCGTCAGGGTGGCGGATCCCATGGTTTTGGAAAATATAAAACGAATCAAAGCCGGAGAGAGTCATTCAGGCAATGGAAACGATCATGACCGGCCTGTCCGCAAACAGCCGATGCCGGAAATTATACCTTCAGATGACCCAGGTCCGGATCTTGTTATACCGTCTGCCGTTCCTAATGAGCGTAAGCGGGTATGGAATCGTGATGAAGATCACTCCTCTGACGGACCCGGTTCCAGGAAAAAGCGGCGTAAGAAAAAAGCTGTGGTGGAGGGAGATGATCTTTACCAGGGCAGGGGAGGTCGGAAGAAAAAGGGTAGAAAAGATCCCAAGGGTAAAAAAGGTGGTTTTCAGAAAACCCAGATTACGACGCCTAAAGCAATTAAACGCCGCGTAAAAATAGATGAGGCCATTGAGCTTGCAGAACTTGCCAAGCGCATGGGCATCAAAGCCAACGAAATGATTGTTAAACTCATGGGTCTGGGCGTTATGGCCACGGTGAACCAGACCATTGATTTTGATACCGCTTCCCTTGTGGCAGCTGAATTTGACTTTGAGGTGGAAAAGGCAAATTTTGAGGAAGAGACCCTCCTTAACGTTGCGCCTGAGGCAGAGGACGAAGAAAAATTGGAATGGTGCCCGCCTGTGGTTACCATTATGGGGCATGTTGATCATGGTAAAACCTCATTGCTGGATGTGATTCGCAAATCCAAGATTACCAGTGGTGAGGCCGGCGGCATTACCCAGCACATTGGTGCGTATAATGTAGAAACCCCCAACGGCGGACGGATCACCTTTCTTGATACACCGGGCCATGCCGCATTTACCGCCATGCGTTCCAGAGGTGCCCAGGTCACGGATATTGTTATTCTGGTGGTGGCAGCCGATGATGGTGTCATGCCCCAGACCGTTGAGGCCATCAACCATGCCAAGGCTGCAGGCGTACCTGTGGTCGTGGCCGTGAACAAAATGGACAAGGAGGGTGCTGACCCGGATCGCATTATGCGTGAACTGTCCGAATACGATCTGTTGTCCGAGGAGTGGGGTGGCAATGTTATTTTTGTCAAGGTCTCCGCGAAAACCGGTAAGGGCATTGACGCGTTGCTGGAAATGGTGCTGCTTCAGGCTGAAGTCCTGGAACTGCGGGCCAACCCGGATCGGAAGGCCACGGGCTACGTGGTGGAATCCCGTTTGGATACCGGCCGTGGCGCTGTGGCCACCGTGCTGATAAAACAAGGCACCTTAAGGGACGGCGATTCCGTTGTGTGCGGTCTTCATTCCGGCCATATCCGGGCCATGATTGATGATTCCGGAAACCGCGTGGAATCGGCAGGGCCTTCCACACCTGTTGAGATTGTGGGTCTGGCCGGCGTGCCTGATGCCGGAGACGAGTTTGTGGCTGTGGCGTCAGACAAGGATGCCAAGCAGATTGCGGCCCACCGTATGCAGAAACAGCGGGCCAAGGAACTGGCTAAGAAGAGCCGGGCTAATTTACAAAAAATGTTTGAGAATCTTGGCACAGCTGAAATCAAAGAGCTTAAACTCATTGTCAAGGCTGATGTTCAGGGCTCTATTGAAGCGCTTAATGATTCCCTCAAAGATCTGGCCAAGGAAGAGGTGGATGTTAAAATCGTTCATTCCGGTGTGGGCACCATCAATGAGTCTGATGTCTCCCTGGCTGCTGTCTCCGATGCCATTATCATCGGGTTCAATGTCCGACCCACACCCCAGATCCGCAAGCTGGTCAAGGATGAGAATGTGGATATGCGTTTCTATGACATCATTTATGATGTGATTAATGACATCAAAGCCGCCCTTGACGGTATGATGCCCTCCACCTTTCAGGAAAATATCATTGGCCGGGCCGAGGTTCGCGAAACTTTTGTGGTTCCTAAAATCGGAACCATTGCCGGGTGCGGTATTACGGAAGGCAAGGTGGTGCGCGGCAAAAAGGTGCGTCTGCTGCGTGACGGTATTATAAAATGTGATACGGGGCTCTCTTCCCTGCGCAGGTTCAAGGATGATGTCAAGGAAGTTGAACAGGGATATGAATGTGGTATCGGTCTTGAAAAGTATAATGATATCAAGGTTGGTGATACCATTGAGTGTTATGAAGTTGAAGAAGTTAAATACCAGGGATAG
- the rbfA gene encoding 30S ribosome-binding factor RbfA, protein MKPYTRAERVSIQIQQAITELLSKKMQDPRMEMATISGVKMSPDLSLAYVYVTVFGDKKRIREALKGFQKSKGFIKKRIAPKLGLRLMPDLRFIHDDSFDNAARLDALIDAAPKGENRGEDDMSGALEGSCDHPDE, encoded by the coding sequence ATGAAACCCTATACACGTGCCGAGCGGGTCTCTATACAGATTCAGCAGGCTATAACAGAGCTTTTGTCCAAGAAGATGCAGGATCCCAGAATGGAGATGGCAACGATATCCGGCGTGAAAATGTCCCCGGACCTCAGTTTGGCCTATGTCTATGTTACGGTGTTCGGGGATAAAAAAAGAATTCGTGAAGCCCTCAAAGGATTCCAGAAATCAAAGGGGTTTATTAAGAAAAGAATCGCCCCGAAACTGGGCCTGCGGTTGATGCCGGACCTGCGCTTTATTCATGATGACTCTTTTGATAACGCTGCCCGTCTGGATGCCTTGATTGATGCGGCCCCCAAGGGAGAGAACCGGGGAGAGGACGATATGTCCGGTGCTTTGGAAGGGTCTTGCGACCACCCTGATGAATGA
- the truB gene encoding tRNA pseudouridine(55) synthase TruB, with amino-acid sequence MKSGILVVNKPKGISSAGVVNRLKRLLKVKKIGHTGTLDPFATGVLPIAVGKATRISKYFLKGVKGYYAQVTLGIETDTCDCTGRVTHTASSAPLAALDSDHVKDVVAGFWGPQEQIPPAYSALKHKGQPLYKLARQGQIIEKPPRPIEIMSIAMENYRIDTNGHPIFDMSVLCSGGTYIRSLAHDIGVALGCGAHLSELQRTRSGQFKIEHALDLDCFEEMSPSDIDARFICMSRCLDFLPAIVANSETAGKVKHGQPLFVTEFPMPDTLLIAGDKNQPQNSMLDIRVLDSDDNLLAIVTPDKYGKTYKYCCVFNA; translated from the coding sequence ATGAAAAGCGGAATTCTTGTTGTTAATAAACCCAAAGGCATCTCATCGGCCGGGGTGGTCAACCGGCTCAAGCGTCTGCTCAAGGTAAAAAAAATCGGGCATACAGGAACCCTGGATCCCTTTGCCACAGGGGTCCTGCCCATTGCCGTGGGTAAGGCCACCCGGATTTCAAAATATTTTCTAAAAGGTGTAAAAGGCTACTATGCTCAAGTCACTCTTGGCATCGAAACCGACACCTGTGATTGCACCGGACGTGTCACGCACACGGCTTCTTCCGCTCCTCTTGCCGCCTTGGATTCAGATCACGTCAAAGATGTTGTGGCAGGCTTTTGGGGTCCCCAGGAACAGATTCCTCCTGCTTATTCGGCCCTGAAGCATAAAGGCCAGCCCCTGTATAAACTGGCCCGTCAGGGACAGATTATTGAAAAGCCGCCCCGGCCCATTGAAATCATGTCCATTGCCATGGAAAATTATCGTATAGATACGAACGGCCACCCGATTTTTGATATGTCGGTGCTATGCTCAGGGGGCACTTATATTCGCAGTCTGGCCCACGATATCGGGGTGGCATTGGGGTGCGGTGCCCATTTGTCTGAATTGCAGCGCACCCGGTCCGGTCAGTTTAAAATTGAGCATGCTCTGGATCTTGATTGCTTTGAAGAAATGTCACCCTCCGATATAGATGCCCGATTTATATGCATGTCCAGATGTCTGGATTTTCTTCCGGCCATCGTTGCAAACAGTGAAACAGCCGGAAAAGTTAAGCATGGCCAGCCTCTGTTTGTGACAGAATTTCCCATGCCCGATACACTGCTGATTGCCGGTGATAAAAACCAGCCCCAAAACAGTATGTTGGATATCCGGGTGCTGGATTCCGATGATAACCTGCTGGCAATTGTAACCCCGGATAAATACGGGAAAACATACAAATATTGTTGCGTTTTTAATGCGTAA